In Poecilia reticulata strain Guanapo unplaced genomic scaffold, Guppy_female_1.0+MT scaffold_1270, whole genome shotgun sequence, the sequence GCGATGGAAGCAGGGAGCGGAGGAGTCTTCGGCGCTTTGCTACCTGTGTGGGGGTGATGTGGCTGATGTCCTCTGAAGCCAGCTGTTTGAGAAGCGTGGTCTTCCCCCCGTTGTCGAGACCCAGCAGCAGTATCCGAACCTCCTGGTCTGGAGTGCTTTTTAGCTTACGAAGGATGGACAGCAATCCCTGCAGCAAACAGTGGYGAGGTTCATTGTTCCAAGGGAATAGAGAGGTTATAATAGCAGGGAAAATGACAGAATATGCAACAAATTTACTCATAAATCCATAATTGTTCGTTTAAAGTAACAACATGACAGAAACGAAGCATTGCCACGAGTAggcaaacaaatgaacaaaaagaaaatggatgtttttgatgaaaacttGGCAGAtatcactttaaattaaattactatATGCTTGTAATATATTTGGTGACACTTGAAAAGTTTTTGAAAGTAAAGAGACTTRGCCAWTAAAAACCCTGTGGATGAAATGGAAATATtacatcttattttatttttcccagtAGACAGACAGACTATTCATTATCTGGAGTTCATGTTTGCTGAGNNNNNNNNNNNNNNNNNNNNNNNNNNNNNNNNNNNNNNNNNNNNNNNNNNNNNNNNNNNNNNNNNNNNNNNNNNNNNNNNNNNNNNNNNNNNNNNNNNNNNNNNNNNNNNNNNNNNNNNNNNNNNNNNNNNNNNNNNNNNNNNNNNNNNNNNNNNNNNNNNNNNNNNNNNNNNNNNNNNNNNNNNNNNNNNNNNNNNNNNNNNNNNNNNNNNNNNNNNNNNNNNNNNNNNNNNNNNNNNNNNNNNNNNNNNNNNNNNNNNNNNNNNNNNNNNNNNNNNNNNNNNNNNNNNNNNNNNNNNNNNNNNNNNNNNNNNNNNNNNNNNNNNNNNNNNNNNNNNNNNNNNNNNNNNNNNNNNNNNNNNNNNNNNNNNNNNNNNNNNNNNNNNNNNNNNNNNNNNNNNNNNNNNNNNNNNNNNNNNNNNNNNNNNNNNNNNNNNNNNNNNNNNNNNNNNNNNNNNNNNNNNNNNNNNNNNNNNNNNNNNNNNNNNNNNNNNNNNNNNNNNNNNNNNNNNNNNNNNNNNNNN encodes:
- the LOC103461390 gene encoding ADP-ribosylation factor-like protein 3 is translated as MQHDPKSTHCASDVTFSGVSRRESSKMGLLSILRKLKSTPDQEVRILLLGLDNGGKTTLLKQLASEDISHITPTQVAKRRRLLRSLL